The Xanthomonas sp. CFBP 8443 genome has a window encoding:
- a CDS encoding MotA/TolQ/ExbB proton channel family protein, producing MWELVKAGGWPMVPLLLLGVVALAIVLERFWSLRRSEVLPPGLGQEVRNWATRGKLDQTHIESLRHNSPLGALLAAGLDVRNRPREIVRERIEDTGRHVVHRMERFLNALGTVASAGPLLGLLGTVVGMIQMFLGILDHGVGDVNQLAGGIGKALVCTATGMIIAVPALVFHRYFKGRIAGYVIEMEQEATALSDVLDGHGRPGAPAPGTPRTASRPGAAAPAKG from the coding sequence GTGTGGGAACTGGTCAAGGCCGGTGGCTGGCCGATGGTGCCGTTGCTGCTGTTGGGCGTGGTCGCGCTGGCGATCGTCCTGGAGCGGTTCTGGAGCCTGCGCCGTAGCGAAGTGCTGCCGCCGGGGCTGGGCCAGGAAGTGCGCAACTGGGCCACGCGCGGCAAGCTGGACCAGACCCACATCGAGTCGCTGCGGCACAATTCGCCGCTGGGCGCGCTGCTCGCCGCGGGGCTGGACGTGCGCAACCGCCCGCGCGAGATCGTCCGCGAGCGGATCGAGGACACCGGCCGCCACGTCGTGCATCGCATGGAGCGGTTCCTGAACGCGTTGGGCACGGTGGCCTCGGCCGGGCCGCTGCTCGGCCTGCTCGGCACCGTGGTCGGCATGATCCAGATGTTCCTGGGCATCCTCGACCACGGCGTCGGCGACGTGAACCAGCTCGCCGGCGGCATCGGCAAGGCGCTGGTGTGCACCGCCACCGGCATGATCATCGCGGTGCCGGCGCTGGTCTTCCACCGCTATTTCAAGGGCCGCATCGCCGGCTACGTCATCGAGATGGAGCAGGAGGCCACCGCCTTGAGCGATGTCCTCGACGGTCACGGCCGCCCTGGCGCGCCGGCACCGGGCACGCCGCGCACGGCCTCGCGCCCGGGCGCCGCTGCGCCGGCCAAGGGCTGA
- a CDS encoding biopolymer transporter ExbD, with protein MRIRDDRGQDEPQIDLVPLIDVILVLIIFFVVTTTFDARSTLQLQLPNASDQHNPAPPRALSVLVNADGHYFINDQEVLRTDVESVKRSIAQVAGDDREQPVLLRADARTPYQAVVTAQDALGQLGFRRIAIATAPEVKP; from the coding sequence GTGCGGATCCGCGACGACCGCGGCCAGGACGAGCCGCAGATCGACCTGGTGCCCCTGATCGACGTCATCCTTGTGCTGATCATCTTCTTCGTTGTGACCACCACCTTCGACGCCCGTTCCACCCTGCAACTGCAGCTGCCCAACGCCAGCGACCAGCACAACCCGGCGCCGCCGCGCGCGCTGAGCGTGCTGGTCAATGCCGACGGGCACTATTTCATCAACGACCAGGAAGTGCTGCGCACCGACGTGGAGTCGGTCAAGCGCAGCATCGCCCAGGTCGCCGGCGACGACCGCGAGCAGCCGGTGCTGCTGCGGGCCGATGCGCGCACCCCCTACCAGGCCGTGGTCACCGCGCAGGACGCGCTGGGCCAGCTCGGTTTCCGCCGCATCGCCATCGCCACCGCGCCGGAAGTCAAACCGTGA
- the msbA gene encoding lipid A export permease/ATP-binding protein MsbA codes for MTPVWPIYRRLLGYTRAYWVMLTAAVVAMVVEATAGYCFTRLMDPLVNRGFVNPEARMAVLLPLAILGLFLMRSVATFVGDYCMARTGRSVVRDLREQVLAKYLHLPSSHFDVEATPVMVSRLNFDTEQVTQAASDALKTLVADTLTIVGMLVVMLQMSVKVTLALLVVAPLIGVIVSYVGKRYRKISRGIQDGMGSMAQRAEQSLGAQQEVKVHGTQALEISHYAALANRMLGLNMKVETTRALASSMVQFLAAVALAAIVWVSTREALAGRLNPGQFIALMTSMMAIIPSLRRLTSVQTSISRGVAAAERLFSILDTPEERDSGSVSVQRVRGELEFDRVMLRYRDDAGLALDDISFSARPGTVTAIVGRSGSGKTSLVRLVPRFYEPSGGRITLDGVPLHDYRLHDLRRQIALVGQRVMLFDDTIAANIAYGTEASDAQIRAAAEAANAWEFIERLPLQLRTPVGENGALLSGGQRQRLAIARAILRDAPILILDEATAALDNESERLVQDALHRLMPERTTLVIAHRLSTIEHADQVLVMDHGRIVERGTHHALLAQGGLYAHLHSMQFRERQA; via the coding sequence ATGACCCCGGTCTGGCCGATCTACCGTCGGCTGCTCGGCTATACCCGCGCCTACTGGGTGATGCTGACCGCGGCGGTGGTAGCGATGGTGGTCGAGGCCACCGCCGGCTACTGCTTCACCCGGCTGATGGATCCGCTGGTCAACCGCGGCTTCGTCAATCCCGAGGCACGCATGGCGGTGCTGCTGCCGCTGGCGATCCTGGGCCTGTTCCTGATGCGCAGCGTCGCCACCTTCGTCGGCGACTACTGCATGGCGCGCACCGGGCGCAGCGTGGTGCGCGACCTGCGCGAGCAGGTGCTGGCCAAGTACCTGCACCTGCCGTCCTCGCACTTCGACGTGGAGGCCACGCCGGTGATGGTCAGCCGGCTGAACTTCGATACCGAACAGGTCACCCAGGCCGCCTCCGATGCGCTGAAGACGCTGGTGGCCGATACCCTGACCATCGTCGGCATGCTGGTGGTGATGCTGCAGATGAGCGTCAAGGTGACCCTGGCGCTGCTGGTGGTGGCGCCGCTGATCGGGGTCATCGTGTCCTACGTCGGCAAGCGCTACCGCAAGATCAGCCGCGGCATCCAGGACGGCATGGGCTCGATGGCGCAACGCGCCGAGCAGTCGCTGGGCGCGCAGCAGGAAGTGAAGGTGCACGGCACCCAGGCCCTGGAGATCAGCCACTACGCGGCGCTGGCCAACCGCATGCTGGGCCTGAACATGAAGGTCGAGACCACCCGCGCGCTGGCCTCGAGCATGGTCCAGTTCCTGGCCGCGGTGGCACTGGCGGCGATCGTCTGGGTCTCCACCCGCGAGGCGCTGGCCGGGCGCCTGAACCCGGGCCAGTTCATCGCGCTGATGACCTCGATGATGGCGATCATCCCGTCGCTGCGCCGGCTGACCAGCGTGCAGACCTCGATCTCGCGCGGCGTGGCCGCGGCCGAGCGGCTGTTCTCGATCCTGGACACGCCGGAGGAGCGCGACAGCGGCAGCGTGTCGGTGCAGCGCGTGCGCGGCGAACTGGAATTCGACCGGGTGATGCTGCGCTACCGCGACGACGCCGGGCTGGCGCTGGACGACATCAGCTTCAGCGCCAGGCCAGGCACGGTCACCGCCATCGTCGGCCGCTCCGGCAGCGGCAAGACCAGCCTGGTGCGGCTGGTGCCGCGCTTCTACGAGCCCAGCGGCGGCCGCATCACCCTGGACGGGGTGCCGCTGCACGACTACCGCCTGCACGACCTGCGCCGGCAGATCGCGCTGGTCGGGCAGCGGGTGATGCTGTTCGACGACACCATCGCCGCCAACATCGCCTACGGCACCGAGGCCAGCGACGCGCAGATCCGTGCCGCGGCCGAGGCCGCCAACGCCTGGGAGTTCATCGAGCGCCTGCCGTTGCAGCTGCGCACCCCGGTCGGCGAGAACGGCGCGCTGCTGTCCGGCGGCCAGCGCCAGCGCCTGGCGATCGCCCGCGCGATCCTGCGCGACGCGCCGATCCTGATCCTCGACGAAGCCACCGCCGCGCTGGATAACGAGTCCGAGCGGCTGGTGCAGGACGCGCTGCATCGGCTGATGCCCGAGCGCACCACGCTGGTCATCGCGCACCGCCTGTCCACCATCGAGCACGCCGACCAGGTGCTGGTGATGGACCATGGCCGCATCGTCGAGCGCGGCACCCACCACGCGCTGCTCGCCCAGGGCGGCCTGTACGCCCACCTGCACAGCATGCAGTTCCGCGAAAGGCAGGCCTGA
- the lpxK gene encoding tetraacyldisaccharide 4'-kinase has translation MSGRGPHTPGYWYGQGTPPLYARLLTPVYAAAIGLRRALYRRGWRKRYSVAVPVVVVGNLTAGGTGKTPLTIALVRKLQEAGWKPGVATRGYGRSQDQVARWIEPGTTPELGGDEPVLIAHKTGAPVRVDRDRVAAARALLQAGCDIVVCDDGLQHYRLQRDIEIEVVDGHRRYGNGRLLPAGPLREPVARGRECDFRVINLGQASDAGEVQAGFGEWAMRLRIDSAQPLQGGRARPLRSFAGQRVHAVAGIAHPQRFFDMLRAHGIGVVPHAFPDHHRYRAADLSFGSELPVLMTEKDAVKCASLVDDWCFSVPLVAELPAAFWIGLLDRLDKLRGRSGDASE, from the coding sequence ATGAGCGGTCGTGGTCCCCACACGCCCGGCTATTGGTACGGTCAGGGCACGCCGCCGCTGTACGCGCGCCTGCTGACCCCGGTGTACGCGGCGGCAATCGGCCTGCGCCGCGCGCTGTACCGGCGCGGCTGGCGCAAGCGCTACAGCGTCGCGGTGCCGGTGGTCGTGGTCGGCAACCTCACCGCCGGCGGCACCGGCAAGACCCCGCTGACCATCGCCCTGGTGCGCAAGCTGCAGGAGGCCGGCTGGAAGCCCGGCGTCGCCACCCGCGGCTACGGCCGCAGCCAGGACCAGGTCGCGCGCTGGATCGAGCCGGGCACCACGCCCGAACTGGGCGGCGACGAGCCGGTGCTGATCGCGCACAAGACCGGCGCGCCGGTGCGGGTGGACCGCGACCGCGTCGCCGCCGCGCGCGCGCTGCTGCAGGCCGGCTGCGACATCGTGGTTTGCGACGACGGCCTGCAGCACTACCGGCTGCAGCGCGACATCGAGATCGAAGTGGTCGACGGCCACCGCCGCTACGGCAACGGCCGCCTGCTGCCGGCCGGGCCGCTGCGCGAGCCGGTGGCGCGCGGCCGCGAATGCGACTTCCGGGTCATCAACCTGGGCCAGGCCAGCGATGCCGGCGAGGTCCAGGCCGGCTTCGGCGAGTGGGCGATGCGCCTGCGCATCGACAGCGCGCAACCGCTGCAGGGCGGCCGCGCGCGGCCCCTGCGCAGCTTCGCCGGGCAGCGCGTGCACGCTGTCGCCGGCATCGCCCATCCGCAGCGCTTCTTCGACATGCTGCGCGCGCACGGCATCGGCGTGGTGCCGCATGCGTTTCCCGACCACCACCGCTACCGCGCCGCCGATCTGTCGTTCGGCAGCGAACTGCCGGTGCTGATGACCGAGAAGGACGCGGTCAAGTGCGCGTCGCTGGTCGACGACTGGTGCTTCAGCGTGCCGCTGGTGGCGGAGTTGCCGGCCGCGTTCTGGATCGGCCTGCTCGACCGGCTGGACAAGCTGCGCGGGCGCAGCGGCGACGCCAGCGAATAG
- the kdsB gene encoding 3-deoxy-manno-octulosonate cytidylyltransferase, with protein sequence MSAGRDLTPPPFVVAIPARYAASRLPGKPLRALGGEPLVRHVARRALGAGAQQVWVAADDPRIAAAVADLEGVHVALTSAAHASGTDRLAECADIAGWDDATVVVNLQGDEPFAPAAGIVAVAQALAASGAEMATLGTPVESAESLFDSNVVKLVRSARGDALYFSRAPIPWHRDAFAASRERLPPGPWLRHIGIYAYRAGFLRRFAAMPPGGLEQVEALEQLRVLEAGFRIAVALSPAPFPPGVDTPEDLARAEAHLRSLA encoded by the coding sequence ATGAGCGCCGGACGCGACCTGACCCCGCCGCCGTTCGTGGTCGCCATCCCGGCGCGCTACGCCGCCTCGCGCCTGCCGGGCAAGCCGCTGCGCGCGCTCGGCGGCGAACCGCTGGTCCGGCACGTGGCGCGCCGCGCGCTCGGCGCCGGCGCACAGCAGGTGTGGGTGGCCGCGGACGATCCGCGCATCGCCGCGGCGGTGGCCGACCTGGAAGGGGTGCACGTTGCGCTGACGTCCGCGGCGCACGCCTCCGGCACCGATCGCCTGGCCGAATGCGCCGACATCGCCGGCTGGGACGACGCCACCGTGGTGGTCAACCTGCAGGGCGACGAGCCGTTCGCGCCGGCCGCGGGAATCGTCGCGGTGGCGCAGGCGCTGGCCGCCAGCGGCGCGGAGATGGCGACGCTGGGCACGCCGGTCGAGTCGGCCGAGAGCCTGTTCGACTCGAACGTGGTCAAGCTGGTGCGCAGCGCGCGCGGCGATGCGCTGTATTTCAGCCGTGCGCCGATCCCGTGGCACCGCGACGCGTTCGCCGCCTCGCGCGAACGCCTGCCGCCGGGTCCGTGGCTGCGCCACATCGGCATCTACGCCTATCGTGCCGGGTTCCTGCGCCGGTTCGCGGCGATGCCGCCGGGCGGGCTGGAACAGGTGGAGGCGCTGGAGCAGTTGCGGGTGCTGGAAGCCGGTTTCCGCATCGCGGTGGCGCTGTCGCCGGCGCCGTTCCCGCCCGGGGTCGACACGCCCGAGGACCTGGCCCGCGCCGAGGCGCATCTGCGGAGCCTGGCATGA